The genomic window TTCTTCGGAGATCATCGGGCCGTTATTTGCGATTTCGAGTTTGACAAATTCTTTTTTTTCATCTGTAAAATATCCTTTTATTTCAATTAGCGGGTCACTGCGATATTGGCTGAGGACATCGATGGCATTAAAAACTATGTTAATCAGAACCTGGCGGATTTCATCAGAATACCCATAAAGTTTAATATCATCAACAACCTTAACAATTCTGACTTTACAGTCCAAAATACTAGGATATAAAAAATTAAGCACTTCATCAACTAACGATTTTAAGGAAAAAAAACTTTTATCTTTACCAATCAGTTCTTTTTTTGAAAGTAGAAGAAACTGGGAAATTCGAAAATTTAATTGTTCTAATTCATTCGAGATAATGTCTAAATAGTTCATTGAAGGATAATCTGCTTTTAATAATTGAATGAAACCTTGAATAGATGTTAACGGGTTGCGGAATTCATGAATAAAGCTTGAAGTCATCTGGCCGAGAAGGGTAAGTCTGTCTTTATGGGTGGAATCAATAAACTTCGATTTTTCTTCGATAATTTTATTTTTCGCTTCTGTGTAGTAAGAAACTGTATAGTAAAGGAATTTATCGAAGCAATAGTTAATGTTATCGATTGACTCTTGGAGTTCTTTCCAGTCCATATCCATTTTATAGAGATATTTATTAATAATGGATCTGCCAATATTAACGTTATATACAAATTCACCAATATTAATATCTGCTTTAACCCTTTCATCT from Bacillus methanolicus includes these protein-coding regions:
- a CDS encoding histidine kinase N-terminal domain-containing protein codes for the protein MLATTKKRLADLLESQKQVMLDEWEKMIMESDKDPFKDHIKQNGEAIFDIVLNVFTGPEEELETYIKKLAYVVGDERVKADINIGEFVYNVNIGRSIINKYLYKMDMDWKELQESIDNINYCFDKFLYYTVSYYTEAKNKIIEEKSKFIDSTHKDRLTLLGQMTSSFIHEFRNPLTSIQGFIQLLKADYPSMNYLDIISNELEQLNFRISQFLLLSKKELIGKDKSFFSLKSLVDEVLNFLYPSILDCKVRIVKVVDDIKLYGYSDEIRQVLINIVFNAIDVLSQYRSDPLIEIKGYFTDEKKEFVKLEIANNGPMISEEMLQTIFEPFVTRKKLGTGLGLFVCKEIIEKHKGTLTCQSTTEKTVFTIILPSAGTVLKE